CCGGATCTCCCTGCTCCAGTTTTTTGAATACCAGAGAACCTTCGGCATTGAGGCTTTCATCCTTCTCCGCCTCATCATGAAAGCGCACGTAAATCTGAAAAAGAGACTCAAAGGGTTTATTGGCAAAATCGTACTCATTTCCCCATTTCTGAAAGGCCCAGGCAAGCTTGCCAAATTGCACTCCCCAGTCCCCTAGGTGATTGAGGCCAATGACTTTGTAACCCTGGGTCTTAGCCAAATTGTAGATGGCCTGCCCAATCACGGTGGCCCGCAAATGCCCAATACTCATGGGTTTGGCCACATTAGGAGAGGAAAAATCAATGATCATTGTTTGATTCTGGCCGACTTTCAGGTCCCCAAGTTCATCTCCTGAATCCTGGACAGCCCGCAATAGGATTTCCTGAAACTCCTTTGATTTGAGATGGAAATTAACAAAGCCACTCACCGGCTCCACTTTTTCCACCAAGGGATTGTTTCGCGCCGCCAACTTTTCAGCTAACTCCTTGGCAATTACCGGAGGTGCCTTGCGCAACTGTTTTGCAAGAAAAAACACCGGCATAGCCAAGTGCCCATGATCCAAGCTCTTGGGAACCTCCAGAAGGGATAGAATTTCTCCCTCGGGCAAAGAGGTTTCCTGAGCGATATCTGCGACTATTTTCTCTTTGATTGCTGTCAACATAATTTTCCTAAGGTATCAGCAAAATTTTTATTTTTAAATGTTTTTCCCCTCGGTACAGCGAGAAAATCTTGACCCGGATAGCTTCGACCCTTACCCTGCCGACCCTGCCAAAAAATTTGTTTGATCCCATGGGGGTAAGAGTGAACAAAGCGGACCTGATTGAACAATTGTCCCAAAAAATCCAAATGAGCAAGGCCCAGTCTGAGGATTTCCTCAACGCGACACTTGAGATTATTCAAAAAGCAGTTTCAAGTGGTGAGGAAGTGAAGCTCGTTGGTTTTGGAACCTTCGATCAATCTCACCGCAAATCACGCACAGGTCGCAACCCCAAAACCGGATCTCTAATGACCATCCCAGCTTCACAGGTTCCCCGATTTCGTCCTGGAAAGGACTTTAAGGAGCGGGTCACAAAGGGTCGTCGCAAAAAGTAAGTCCCGTCTCAGGATGACTATCGCAATTTTTTTAGCGCCATAATGTCTGGCCGGCAGCCTGTTGAGCTTCGCGGGCGAGCTGCCCCTGAATCTTTCTGATCTCACTCACATCAGGTGAGGATTTGCCATTCATTTTGCCATGAACCTTGCGGGTTGCCTGGTCCAATTCCACATAAAGACCTTTTAGATCCATCCAGGCCTGCGGGTAGACGAAGGCGCCCACATTGCTGGGGCTCACCTTCATTTCGCTGCGAAAGGCCTTTTTCATTTTTTGCGACCAAGAGCGAAAAAAGCGGTTCCAGCCACTGCGGTTCCTGGCCAACTTGTAAGCCTGGCCCTCGAACTCCCGGGCCACGTCTCTAAGGTGGGTGGCCGCCTGGTAGAGCCGACGGCGCTCCCTCTGGTGGAACAAAGCAATGCGCTTTCGGTGTTGATCCAAATCACTGTTGAACCCACCACTTTTTTTGCCTACAAAAAATTCAGTGCGCGCGGCCTTTTTGCCGATGACAGCTTCAATTTGGTAAGTCCCTTCACCAAGACGAAGAGCCGCCAGATTCAAAATTCGAGGCTTGTCAGGTTCTGTACGCAAGGCCCACTGACGCCAATAACTCCGACGATTCAAAATCTGCCCCGCCTCCCCTGTCATTTTGATTTCAATCGGAAAATGGTGACTGCCATCAGTGGTAAACTCCACCGCAGGAGATCCTCCCGCCAAATCCTTTGGAGAAATTCGAATGTAAGTTGGCTCCACCCTTGGCCATTCCTTGGGTTTAGGGGGCTCTGGCGGAGGTTCGGGCTCCGATGGCTGGGCTGCCGCTGCTGCGGCCTCCTTGGCGGCTCGTTCCTGTTCCCTTTGCTCTTGCCTGGCTCGCTCCTCCTCCCGCTTCTTCAACTGCTGACGGTTGAGCTCGGCTTGGCGGAATGCCGCCTCTTTTTCCTCCTTGGAAGGCAAACTGGAATAAACCAGCCAGGCACCGGTAGCCAGAAATATTATCGCCACAAGGGTCATAAAAAGACCCACGGGCAAGGACGGCACCGCCTTGGGCAGGGCCTCTTTGATTTCGTCTCCCAATGTTGCCCTTTTGGCAACTACCGGTCCCTTCGGAATCTCACCCTTGGTACCTGCCTTGAGCTGCTGTTCCTTCTGAGTTCGCTCTTTAAGGAATTCCTCCGTTTCGGGCGAGGTGGGCGCTGGAGGCGCCTCATCGCCTTCAAACACGGGTGGAACTTCCTCTTTGGTCAAATCTGGCCCCTCAGCCTCAAGAGGGGGCATTTCCTGTCCCTGCTCGGCAAATTCCATCACCGGCTTTTTAATTTTCCCCTGCATGACATCTTTGAGGAGTTCCTCCCCAGGAAGTTCAGGCTGGATGCTGACATTAGTAATGGTTTGCGCCTCCAACATCTCCGCTGGAATCTTTTTGAAGATCTTTTTGAATTCCTTGGAGTCGATCAACTTGCGCCAGGCCTTCATTCCCTCTTTCCATACGAAGTCGGAATAATCCACTTCGCCTGCCTCAATCTTTTCCCTCAGCTCATTGGAAGAAAAGGGTCCTGATTGGACATATCCAGCGCCCTGGGCCTTGGGCTTTTTTCGCAGCAGCACCCAGGTTGGCTGGGCATCCACATCCTGGTCCTTGGCGCGAAAGATCTCACGAAACTCATCCACATCTCGGGCCGGAAGCCATTTCTCGGAACCCTCCTGAAAAATCAAGTCAAGCGGGCCTAAGCGGCCTTCTTCGACCGCCGCCAAGACTTCTTCCTCACCCAAAGGGCCGCAGGCCTTGCCATCATCAACGAAGTACCACTGGGACATCAGGGCCACCCCCCGACTCCCCTGCGCGGGCCCTCTGGATCGTGGGATTCCAGGCGATTAACGGCTTTGAAATAAAATTCCTCAAAGTCCTCTGCAAAAACGTCCTGAGAGAAAAACTCCACCATGACCACTCGACTCAGCCGCCCCTTTTTAAATGCCTGGAACAATCGTTCACCCATCATATTACCCAATATCCGCGCAGCTTCAAAATAGCTGACCTTGCGACGCGGCCTAAAACGACGGGGGCGAAGCTTTTTACTGTGGATCTGGATCATTTCACTCATCCGCTGATCCAAAACCACCAGCAGAGTTTCCCTACCCCTCCCCTTGGGGTCACCGGCCTCCAGCTCACGCCGCAACTGGCGTAGACTTTCGCTCTTGCGATTGGGGTTGATCAGCTTAGATACCAAAAAGCTGATCGCCTCGACCCAAATCGCAGCGAGAAAATCCTCAGGCATCCCCCAGGGAGGGCGAACTCGGCCACTCAGGCGTGCTTGCAGGTACTGGCCGGCAAGGCCAGCTGCGTGATTGATGGTCGGTCGCGACAAATAGCAGAGCCCCCCATCAGGGAGAAAAAAGCTTCGGTCATGGTCCACCAGATGGATAAGTAGCCTTTCCTGACTCCTCTCAAAGCGGCCCGCTACCCGAGAGGGAAAATCTCCATCCTCAGGGCCATAAACTGCAAAGTCCTGGGCCTTGATCTTTACGCCAATATCCTCTGCCGCCAACTTTATCAGGGCCGCCAAGTGATCGGTGTAGTCAATGGCCTCATCCTCATCCAGTTCTCTGTCGTAGGTTTGTTCCAAATAGAGCAAGTAGCTCTGCCATTTTACCCATGGGGGCGAGGTCAACAGACAATAGCGACTGCGCGAAGCTCTGAGTAGCCGCTGGGGGCCCACGTCCCCTTTGCGGGCGAGGCGAAAATAAAGCCTTTCGGAGTTGAGAAAAAGACGCACCATAGGGGGCACCCGCCCCTTAAACGCCTTCGTGAGGGCCAGTGGCAGGTGGTTGTCCGCCAAATGAAGATCTCCGAACAGTACATAGATCAAACCATTGGGGTCTTCGCGAAAGGCCTTGGCAATCACTTGCGCTGCGTGACGGTCTCGCTGCTGAAGAGTCGAGCCCGTTCGCCGAGCAAAATAACGATTGAGGGCCAATACCTTGTAGCCCCTCTCTCGGACAAGATCAAAAAGAGGCTTGTAATTCTCCCAGGGGAACCCCCAGTGTTCCGCCCAATTGACTTGATCGAGGAACTCCTCCTCGGTCAACTCACCCTCCAAGAAAGAATCCACCACATCTTGATCA
This is a stretch of genomic DNA from Pseudobdellovibrionaceae bacterium. It encodes these proteins:
- a CDS encoding HU family DNA-binding protein — its product is MNKADLIEQLSQKIQMSKAQSEDFLNATLEIIQKAVSSGEEVKLVGFGTFDQSHRKSRTGRNPKTGSLMTIPASQVPRFRPGKDFKERVTKGRRKK
- a CDS encoding DUF4339 domain-containing protein: MSQWYFVDDGKACGPLGEEEVLAAVEEGRLGPLDLIFQEGSEKWLPARDVDEFREIFRAKDQDVDAQPTWVLLRKKPKAQGAGYVQSGPFSSNELREKIEAGEVDYSDFVWKEGMKAWRKLIDSKEFKKIFKKIPAEMLEAQTITNVSIQPELPGEELLKDVMQGKIKKPVMEFAEQGQEMPPLEAEGPDLTKEEVPPVFEGDEAPPAPTSPETEEFLKERTQKEQQLKAGTKGEIPKGPVVAKRATLGDEIKEALPKAVPSLPVGLFMTLVAIIFLATGAWLVYSSLPSKEEKEAAFRQAELNRQQLKKREEERARQEQREQERAAKEAAAAAAQPSEPEPPPEPPKPKEWPRVEPTYIRISPKDLAGGSPAVEFTTDGSHHFPIEIKMTGEAGQILNRRSYWRQWALRTEPDKPRILNLAALRLGEGTYQIEAVIGKKAARTEFFVGKKSGGFNSDLDQHRKRIALFHQRERRRLYQAATHLRDVAREFEGQAYKLARNRSGWNRFFRSWSQKMKKAFRSEMKVSPSNVGAFVYPQAWMDLKGLYVELDQATRKVHGKMNGKSSPDVSEIRKIQGQLAREAQQAAGQTLWR
- a CDS encoding ChaN family lipoprotein, whose translation is MGFDSRQWLLTRQRLLQQLKAQVAMRLGPQPRDVFGYAREYKREFDGRWQLCGNDEELSARLTETQIVLGGDFHAFSQAQRSHLRLLRDLPKSRSVILGVECIESCDQDVVDSFLEGELTEEEFLDQVNWAEHWGFPWENYKPLFDLVRERGYKVLALNRYFARRTGSTLQQRDRHAAQVIAKAFREDPNGLIYVLFGDLHLADNHLPLALTKAFKGRVPPMVRLFLNSERLYFRLARKGDVGPQRLLRASRSRYCLLTSPPWVKWQSYLLYLEQTYDRELDEDEAIDYTDHLAALIKLAAEDIGVKIKAQDFAVYGPEDGDFPSRVAGRFERSQERLLIHLVDHDRSFFLPDGGLCYLSRPTINHAAGLAGQYLQARLSGRVRPPWGMPEDFLAAIWVEAISFLVSKLINPNRKSESLRQLRRELEAGDPKGRGRETLLVVLDQRMSEMIQIHSKKLRPRRFRPRRKVSYFEAARILGNMMGERLFQAFKKGRLSRVVMVEFFSQDVFAEDFEEFYFKAVNRLESHDPEGPRRGVGGWP